A part of Papilio machaon chromosome 11, ilPapMach1.1, whole genome shotgun sequence genomic DNA contains:
- the LOC123721401 gene encoding uncharacterized protein LOC123721401 gives MFRTPAKNQDEAPVPVTDKTFNIDTSPKRISKVRKSIGDWEAGNTEEKDKDKDKRVRSPQKIADTETAAKRMIQTKITKVAEQSQSQPLPAKKYLNNQTEAKACVAKINYCLSVTRNTKTEIKQDIHEAAERLYHLFLEAEQKKEQGSKVRKEQVEEKGEKETEKDQRRRETDIIMKMEKYSELLKENSAKMEELNNNLKKHAELKETYTYASVAAGGTRRPPSSNQATHSVAVTSSDELETGEQVLEKIRKAVNAKDEGLKVDSIRKGKDRKVIVGCSTEVELNKIKDRLRGAGSELKVADIKNKDPLVVLQDILKVHEDKDIVQAIRRQNRDLLSGLKEEDLRMEVRYRKRARNELTCHVVLRVSPTLWRRMTDAEAVHVDLQRVRVADQSPLVQCSKCLGYGHTKRLCTESVEVCSHCAGPHLRTECSSWLSGEPPSCRNCHKARSDRKDHSAFSVDCPANLQRSELCTAELINEASKRKLALALVQEPYIGRIGEMRQRPGIRIVQCAGNRTAQSVVKSAIVLFDDTIDVSHCPDLTTCNIAVAKVRTAAWEIGVVSVYLEPDKPIEPYLDQIGSVVDGLGMDNVILGGDLNAWCTDWGSQKTDARGLEVAGKLDELGLQLLNEGSEPTFDTIRGSRRVCSCVDITACTTSLLGRVVDWRLADVTSSDHRAILFSLNLRLSVGMDIRSSTREYNTRKANWSEFRLKLASSWQERGITPAEIEGTVDRENLERQVDRYVETVVDVCEETMPKIGKRRRTGLPWWSEKLSDLKAKVLRYKRRVRCAAQVRRGWVVQQYVDAKDEYLREVRRAQTESWKSFCGRQTRESMWDGIYRVIGRTTKRSEDIPLVRGGTALGGEESARVLAETFFPEDSLGEDDAAHTEMRRMAETVNGGSHSEVCDPPFTRHELMWAASSFNPKKAPGPDGLTADICLAAITLDPELFLAIANRCLALACFPRRWKEAVVAVLRKPNKEDYTHPRSYRPIGLLPIMGKVLEKMLVRRVRWHTAPMISRHQYGFMPQRGTEDSLYDMIQHIRAEVEKRRLVVLISLDIEGAFDNAWWPAVRCSLAETRCPVNLRRLFDHYFSDRIVRVRYAGSEWTRKPTKGCVQGSIGGPTLWNLLLNPLLVELGEMGVRCQAFADDVVLMFSGNSTEDIQGAANVALDHVQGWGVRNKLKFAAHKTRAMVFTRKLKYDSPRLSMGGGHIELVTSLKILGLTVDDKLTFNKHIENVAIKVQKLYRQLSTAAKISWGLNPEIVRTIYVAVVEPIILYAASVWAPAARRKTTQKLLDRVQRGFAQKIVRAYRTVSLNAAVALAGLLPLDLRVQEAALLYEVKKGHSQRVLRDRDLERPTKYEEAEHPAHLEGLQFDCLTDGDEVAQRATVDVRIYTDGSKIDGRVGAALSIWDSAAETSCRKLKLGNFCTVYQAELYALYEAVKFVVRSPSRRFGIYSDSRSALESLRSIDSLHPLVGEIRRMMKGCVEVGKEVRLNWIKAHVGVEGNERADQLAKQAAVGVKTKPHYDKVPVSFVKRQLRLDSLDEWNRRYKEGVTASTTRVFFPDAISAYPVLRNLEMDPVLVQVLTGHGGFAEYLHRFKCKTSPSCICDPARGESVLHAIVECPEFDRRRAELEIEVKERHCKLHLKKTQGLVKEAQKKLTINKEKAESSPKYRSRAMEAKSWVVKAKIHLSQSRNTKTEIKNEVTLAIDKLYQIIKELEGDKNREGKEEGKKEEKNNIKELEKEEKDKMYEKMYEMKKSLIQKMEEHEELIKQSLEENDRGREGTGRPATGGG, from the exons ATGTTCCGCACTCCAGCGAAAAATCAAGACGAGGCCCCCGTCCCGGTGACAGACAAGACCTTCAACATTGACACCTCACCTAAGAGAATCTCAAAGGTGAGGAAGAGTATCGGAGATTGGGAGGCCGGGAATACAGAAGAAAAAGACAAAGACAAAGATAAACGCGTTCGCTCGCCCCAAAAAATAGCGGACACGGAGACAGCTGCAAAAAGGATGATTCAAACCAAGATAACAAAAGTAGCGGAACAATCACAATCACAGCCGCTACCTGCCAAAAAATACCTAAACAACCAAACAGAAGCAAAGGCATGCGTGGCAAAAATTAACTACTGTTTAAGTGTTACGCGAAATACTAAGACAGAAATAAAGCAAGACATACACGAAGCAGCAGAGAGATTGTATCATCTATTTTTGGAAGCGGAACAGAAAAAGGAACAAGGAAGCAAAGTAAGGAAAGAACAAGTGGAAGAAAAGGGAGAAAAAGAAACGGAAAAGGACCAAAGAAGAAGAGAAACagatataattatgaaaatggaaaaatacTCCGAGCTGCTAAAAGAAAATAGCGCAAAAATGgaagaattaaataacaacttaAAAAAGCATGCAGAGTTAAAGGAAACGTATACTTACGCGAGCGTAGCAGCCGGAGGGACGCGACGACCGCCATCGAGCAACCAGGCCACACACTCGGTGGCGGTCACGTCCAGCGATGAGTTGGAGACCGGAGAGCAGGTCCTGGAAAAAATCAGAAAAGCCGTTAATGCCAAAGACGAAGGGTTAAAGGTCGACAGCATTCGTAAGGGGAAGGATAGGAAAGTCATAGTGGGCTGCAGCACGGAAGTAGAGTTAAACAAGATTAAGGATAGATTGCGGGGTGCTGGCAGCGAGTTAAAGGTAGCGGACATTAAGAACAAAGATCCCCTCGTGGTCCTACAGGATATCCTGAAGGTCCACGAGGACAAGGATATAGTTCAGGCCATCCGCAGGCAGAACAGGGACCTCCTGTCTGGATTGAAGGAGGAAGACCTGCGGATGGAGGTCCGCTACCGAAAAAGGGCCAGGAACGAGCTCACATGCCATGTGGTCTTGCGGGTATCGCCGACGCTATGGCGTCGGATGACGGACGCAGAAGCCGTACACGTAGACCTCCAGCGCGTCAGAGTGGCCGACCAGTCCCCTCTAGTCCAGTGTTCCAAGTGCCTGGGGTACGGGCACACGAAGAGGCTATGCACGGAGTCGGTGGAGGTGTGTAGCCACTGCGCGGGCCCGCACCTCAGGACAGAGTGTTCCAGCTGGTTGTCCGGAGAGCCGCCTTCCTGTCGCAATTGCCACAAGGCAAGATCCGACAGGAAGGATCACAGCGCATTCAGTGTCGATTGCCCG GCGAACCTGCAAAGGTCCGAATTGTGCACGGCAGAGTTGATAAACGAGGCGAGTAAGAGGAAACTCGCGCTCGCGCTGGTCCAGGAGCCATACATAGGCAGGATTGGCGAAATGAGGCAGCGTCCAGGTATTCGAATAGTGCAATGTGCAGGAAACCGGACCGCTCAGTCGGTGGTAAAATCAGCCATTGTACTGTTCGACGACACCATAGATGTCTCCCATTGTCCCGACCTCACCACCTGCAACATTGCTGTTGCAAAGGTGAGGACCGCGGCGTGGGAGATCGGGGTGGTGTCGGTATACCTGGAGCCAGATAAGCCCATTGAGCCGTACCTGGACCAGATCGGCTCTGTCGTGGACGGATTGGGGATGGACAACGTGATACTAGGCGGGGACCTGAATGCGTGGTGCACGGACTGGGGCAGCCAGAAGACCGACGCGAGGGGACTGGAAGTGGCAGGGAAACTCGACGAGCTGGGGCTACAGCTTCTAAACGAGGGGTCTGAGCCCACCTTTGATACCATCCGAGGTAGTAGACGCGTCTGTAGTTGCGTCGACATCACTGCTTGCACGACCTCTCTCCTGGGGAGAGTGGTGGACTGGCGCCTCGCGGACGTAACCAGTTCGGACCACAGGGCAATCCTGTTCAGTCTGAATCTTCGATTGTCAGTGGGCATGGACATACGCTCATCCACCCGGGAGTACAATACGCGGAAGGCAAACTGGAGCGAGTTTCGATTGAAACTCGCTTCCAGTTGGCAAGAGAGAGGCATAACACCAGCCGAAATTGAAGGGACCGTAGACCGGGAAAACCTTGAGAGACAGGTGGACCGATACGTGGAAACCGTGGTGGATGTATGCGAGGAAACCATGCCCAAGATTGGGAAGAGGAGACGAACAGGATTGCCTTGGTGGTCCGAAAAGCTCTCTGACCTCAAGGCGAAAGTCTTGAGGTACAAGAGACGGGTGCGCTGCGCAGCCCAGGTCCGGAGGGGGTGGGTCGTGCAGCAGTATGTCGACGCCAAAGACGAATACCTACGTGAGGTGAGGAGGGCTCAGACTGAGAGTTGGAAGAGCTTCTGCGGACGTCAAACCCGTGAGTCCATGTGGGATGGGATCTACAGAGTGATTGGCAGAACAACGAAGAGGTCGGAGGATATCCCCCTCGTCCGGGGTGGTACAGCCCTGGGCGGGGAGGAATCAGCCAGGGTGCTGGCGGAAACATTCTTCCCCGAGGATTCACTCGGGGAGGATGACGCGGCCCACACAGAAATGAGAAGGATGGCCGAAACAGTAAATGGGGGGTCACATAGTGAAGTATGTGACCCGCCCTTCACTAGGCATGAGCTCATGTGGGCCGCGTCAAGTTTCAATCCCAAAAAAGCCCCTGGCCCCGACGGCCTCACGGCAGACATCTGCCTGGCTGCCATCACTCTGGATCCAGAGCTGTTCCTGGCGATAGCAAATCGCTGTCTGGCATTGGCGTGTTTCCCCAGGAGGTGGAAAGAGGCAGTGGTTGCAGTGCTTAGGAAACCCAATAAGGAGGACTACACGCACCCCAGGTCATACCGGCCTATAGGACTCTTGCCCATTATGGGCAAGGTCCTAGAAAAGATGTTGGTACGGCGGGTCCGCTGGCATACTGCGCCAATGATCAGCCGCCACCAGTACGGCTTCATGCCGCAACGCGGTACCGAGGACTCCCTCTATGACATGATTCAGCACATTCGAGCCGAGGTTGAAAAACGGAGGCTCGTTGTGCTGATATCATTAGACATAGAGGGAGCCTTCGATAACGCCTGGTGGCCGGCTGTGAGGTGCAGCTTAGCTGAAACTCGGTGCCCCGTAAACCTGAGGCGCCTATTCGACCACTATTTTAGTGATAGAATAGTGCGCGTCAGGTATGCGGGGTCCGAGTGGACCCGAAAGCCGACAAAAGGGTGCGTGCAGGGCTCCATTGGGGGTCCTACGCTCTGGAACCTACTGCTGAATCCACTCCTGGTGGAACTGGGGGAGATGGGCGTCCGCTGCCAAGCGTTTGCAGACGATGTGGTTCTGATGTTCTCGGGCAACAGCACCGAAGACATACAAGGTGCCGCCAATGTGGCCCTCGACCATGTTCAGGGGTGGGGAGTTCGTAATAAGCTAAAGTTTGCGGCCCACAAGACCCGGGCCATGGTATTTACCAGAAAACTAAAATACGACTCCCCACGTCTGAGCATGGGAGGGGGACACATTGAGCTGGTCACCAGTCTGAAGATCTTGGGGTTGACAGTTGACGATAAGCTCACTTTTAACAAGCACATTGAAAATGTTGCAATAAAAGTGCAAAAGCTTTATCGTCAACTGTCAACCGCCGCAAAGATATCTTGGGGGCTGAACCCCGAGATCGTCAGAACCATATACGTCGCAGTAGTGGAGCCCATCATCCTCTACGCCGCCAGCGTGTGGGCGCCGGCGGCACGGAGGAAGACTACTCAGAAGTTGTTAGACCGGGTGCAGCGCGGGTTTGCTCAAAAAATCGTAAGGGCCTACAGGACGGTCTCTCTAAACGCTGCCGTAGCACTCGCTGGCCTGCTTCCTCTGGACCTACGGGTACAAGAAGCGGCCCTTCTTTACGAAGTAAAGAAGGGCCACAGCCAGCGAGTGCTGCGGGACCGAGATTTGGAGAGACCGACAAAGTACGAAGAGGCCGAGCACCCCGCCCACCTGGAAGGGCTGCAGTTCGACTGCCTGACGGACGGTGACGAGGTTGCCCAGCGAGCTACCGTCGATGTAAGAATTTACACCGACGGTAGCAAAATTGACGGCAGAGTCGGCGCGGCGTTATCCATATGGGATAGCGCCGCGGAGACCTCCTGCCGGAAATTAAAGCTGGGGAACTTCTGCACCGTATATCAGGCGGAACTGTATGCCCTATATGAGGCCGTGAAATTTGTTGTTAGGAGCCCCTCAAGGAGGTTTGGCATTTACTCCGACTCCAGGTCCGCCCTAGAGTCCTTGCGTAGCATCGATTCCCTCCACCCCCTCGTAGGGGAAATAAGAAGAATGATGAAAGGTTGTGTGGAAGTGGGGAAGGAAGTGAGATTGAATTGGATAAAAGCGCACGTGGGGGTGGAGGGAAACGAGAGGGCGGACCAACTAGCAAAACAAGCGGCAGTCGGAGTAAAGACCAAGCCTCACTACGACAAGGTCCCTGTTTCATTCGTCAAGCGACAACTCCGATTGGACTCGCTTGACGAATGGAACAGGCGCTACAAAGAGGGAGTCACGGCCTCGACAACGAGAGTCTTCTTCCCTGACGCCATAAGCGCCTACCCAGTGCTCCGCAATCTAGAGATGGACCCCGTGCTGGTACAAGTTTTAACAGGTCACGGGGGGTTCGCAGAATACTTACACAGGTTTAAGTGTAAGACGAGCCCCTCGTGCATCTGCGATCCAGCACGGGGAGAATCCGTGCTGCACGCCATTGTAGAGTGCCCGGAGTTTGACAGAAGAAGAGCAGAGCTGGAAATAGAAGTTAAGGAGAGa CACTGCAAACTCCACCTGAAAAAAACACAAGGATTAGTGAAGGAAGCGCAAAAGAAATTGACAATAAACAAGGAGAAAGCGGAAAGTTCGCCCAAATATCGAAGCAGGGCCATGGAGGCGAAATCATGGGTCGTTAAAGCGAAAATACATTTGAGTCAATCCAGAAATaccaaaacagaaataaaaaatgaagtcaCGCTAGCTATTGATAAACTTTACCagataattaaagaattagagGGAGATAAAAACAGGGAAGGAAAGGAAGAAGGGAAGAAGGAAGAGAAGAACAATATTAAAGAACTGGAAAAAGAGGAAAAGGACAAAATGTAcgaaaaaatgtatgaaatgaaaaaatctttaatacagAAAATGGAGGAACATgaggaattaataaaacaaa GTTTGGAGGAAAATGATAGAGGCAGGGAAGGTACGGGTCGACCTGCAACGGGTGGTGGTTGA